Proteins from a single region of Flavobacterium sp. K5-23:
- a CDS encoding M1 family metallopeptidase — MKRFFLISIISLSFGSLSAQSSGYWQQHVDYKMDVKMDVKTYLYKGKQELVYTNNSSDTLKKVYYHLFNNAFQPGSEMDARLYTIKDPDARMVTKTKVDGKEIKESRIQYLKPNEIGYLNVTNFKQDGVAAVTKTAGTILEVTLAHPILPNSKTTLTLDFEGQVPVQIRRSGRNNSEGVELSMSQWYPKMAEFDFEGWHADPYIAREFHGVWGDFDVNITIDKDYVIGGSGYLQNPNEIGKGYQDEGVTVNYPRRTKTLTWHFVAPMVHDFTWAADKNYSHDVVNGPNDVAIHFLYKNNPETTEKWKKLQPMMVKVMDSYNKKIGDYPYKQYSFIQGGDGGMEYAMCTLMLGNGTIEGIYGTATHELGHSWFQHILASNESKHPWMDEGFTTYVEDLVINDLSDKKVENPFKGNYNSYYKLIESGKEQTQATHGDRYDENRPYSVSSYVKGSIFLSQLNYVIGEDNLSKTIKRYYQDFKFKHPTPNDIKRTAERVSGANLDWYLTDWTKTTNTIDYGIKSVVENGDATTVSLERIGRMPMPIDLLVEYVDGSKESFYVPLRMMNFEKENPNPSVKRTVLNDWTWAASNYEFVIAKAKNTIKKITIDPSGLMADVKQANNVYEVK, encoded by the coding sequence ATGAAAAGATTTTTTTTAATTTCAATTATCTCACTTAGTTTTGGGTCATTAAGTGCTCAAAGTTCAGGATATTGGCAACAACATGTCGATTATAAAATGGATGTGAAGATGGATGTGAAAACCTATCTGTATAAAGGGAAGCAAGAATTGGTTTACACCAATAATTCTTCTGATACTCTTAAAAAAGTGTATTACCATTTGTTTAATAATGCATTCCAACCAGGAAGCGAAATGGATGCAAGATTGTATACTATCAAAGATCCTGATGCAAGAATGGTCACTAAAACGAAAGTGGACGGAAAAGAAATTAAAGAAAGCCGTATTCAATATTTGAAGCCAAATGAAATTGGGTATTTAAATGTAACCAATTTTAAACAAGACGGTGTTGCTGCTGTTACAAAAACGGCAGGAACTATTCTTGAAGTTACTTTGGCACATCCTATTTTGCCTAATTCGAAAACTACTTTAACGCTGGATTTTGAAGGTCAAGTTCCGGTACAAATCCGTCGTTCTGGTAGAAACAATTCCGAAGGAGTGGAATTGTCAATGTCACAATGGTACCCTAAAATGGCCGAATTTGATTTTGAAGGTTGGCATGCTGATCCTTATATCGCTAGAGAATTTCACGGTGTATGGGGAGATTTTGATGTAAATATTACAATCGATAAAGACTATGTAATAGGAGGTTCTGGTTATTTGCAAAATCCTAACGAAATAGGAAAGGGATACCAAGACGAAGGAGTTACAGTTAATTATCCTAGGAGAACCAAAACTTTAACGTGGCATTTTGTGGCACCAATGGTACATGATTTCACTTGGGCTGCTGACAAAAATTATTCACACGATGTGGTAAACGGACCTAATGATGTAGCGATTCATTTCTTGTATAAAAACAATCCAGAAACTACTGAAAAATGGAAGAAATTACAACCTATGATGGTAAAAGTAATGGATTCTTACAACAAGAAAATAGGGGATTATCCATACAAGCAGTATTCATTCATACAAGGTGGTGATGGCGGTATGGAATATGCAATGTGTACTTTGATGTTAGGAAACGGTACTATTGAAGGTATTTATGGAACGGCAACACATGAATTAGGACACTCATGGTTTCAACATATTTTAGCTTCTAATGAATCCAAACATCCTTGGATGGACGAAGGTTTTACAACTTATGTAGAAGACTTAGTGATAAATGACTTGTCAGATAAAAAAGTTGAAAACCCGTTTAAGGGGAATTATAATTCTTATTATAAATTAATAGAATCCGGTAAGGAGCAAACACAGGCTACGCACGGTGATCGTTATGATGAAAACAGACCTTATAGCGTTTCTTCCTATGTAAAAGGAAGCATCTTTTTATCGCAATTGAACTATGTTATTGGGGAAGACAATTTATCTAAAACTATTAAAAGATACTACCAAGATTTTAAGTTCAAACACCCTACGCCAAACGATATCAAGAGAACAGCGGAACGTGTTTCAGGCGCTAACTTAGATTGGTATTTGACTGATTGGACTAAAACCACAAACACTATTGATTACGGAATTAAAAGTGTCGTTGAAAATGGTGACGCAACCACTGTAAGTTTAGAAAGAATTGGTAGAATGCCAATGCCTATTGACCTATTAGTGGAATATGTTGATGGAAGTAAAGAAAGTTTTTACGTTCCCTTGCGTATGATGAATTTCGAAAAAGAAAATCCAAATCCATCTGTGAAAAGAACCGTTTTAAATGACTGGACTTGGGCAGCATCTAATTATGAGTTTGTTATTGCTAAAGCAAAAAACACGATCAAGAAAATTACCATTGATCCAAGCGGTTTAATGGCCGATGTGAAGCAAGCAAATAATGTTTATGAAGTGAAGTAA
- the sufB gene encoding Fe-S cluster assembly protein SufB produces MSKYTEDDLKIELENKEYEYGFYTELESETFPVGLNEDIVRAISLKKEEPQWMTDWRIEAFRAWQEMIEPEWANVNYTKPDFQAISYYSAPKAIDPNKTLDDVDPELLEMYKKLGISVDEQKMMNNVAMDIVVDSVSVATTFKKTLGEKGIIFMSISEAIKEHPELVRKYLGTVVPQKDNFYAALNSAVFSDGSFCYIPKGVRCPMELSTYFRINQAGTGQFERTLLVADEGSYVSYLEGCTAPSRDENQLHAAVVELIALDDAEIKYSTVQNWYPGNKEGKGGVFNFVTKRGICEKNAKISWTQVETGSAITWKYPSVILKGENSTGEFYSIAVTNNFQQADTGTKMIHLGKNTKSTIISKGISAGKSQNSYRGLVQISANADNARNFSQCDSLLMGNNCGAHTFPYIESKNPSAKVEHEATTSKIGEDQVFYCNQRGIPTEKAIALIVNGFSKDVLNKLPMEFAVEAQKLLEISLEGSVG; encoded by the coding sequence ATGTCAAAATACACAGAAGACGATTTAAAAATCGAACTCGAAAATAAAGAATACGAATACGGATTTTACACCGAATTAGAATCGGAAACGTTTCCTGTTGGTTTAAATGAAGATATTGTTCGTGCCATATCACTTAAAAAAGAAGAGCCACAATGGATGACCGACTGGCGCATTGAAGCTTTTCGTGCTTGGCAAGAAATGATTGAGCCGGAATGGGCAAATGTAAATTATACAAAGCCAGACTTTCAGGCCATCTCTTATTATTCAGCTCCAAAAGCGATTGACCCTAATAAAACATTAGACGATGTAGATCCGGAACTTTTAGAAATGTATAAAAAGTTAGGTATCTCAGTCGATGAGCAAAAAATGATGAATAATGTGGCAATGGATATTGTAGTAGACTCTGTTTCAGTTGCTACAACATTCAAGAAAACATTAGGAGAGAAAGGAATTATCTTTATGAGTATTTCTGAAGCCATTAAAGAGCATCCAGAATTAGTTCGCAAATATTTAGGAACAGTTGTTCCGCAAAAAGATAACTTTTATGCAGCATTAAACTCTGCTGTATTCTCTGATGGATCTTTTTGTTATATTCCAAAAGGCGTTCGTTGTCCAATGGAACTTTCGACTTATTTCAGAATCAATCAAGCAGGAACAGGACAGTTCGAAAGAACATTACTTGTTGCTGACGAAGGTAGTTACGTAAGTTACCTTGAGGGTTGTACTGCGCCAAGTCGTGATGAAAACCAATTGCACGCAGCAGTAGTGGAATTGATTGCCCTTGACGATGCCGAAATTAAATATTCTACCGTTCAAAACTGGTATCCCGGAAACAAAGAAGGTAAAGGAGGAGTTTTCAATTTTGTAACCAAAAGAGGGATCTGCGAGAAAAACGCTAAAATTTCTTGGACACAAGTAGAAACAGGATCTGCAATAACTTGGAAATATCCATCTGTTATTTTAAAAGGAGAAAATTCAACAGGAGAATTTTATTCGATAGCTGTAACTAATAATTTCCAACAAGCAGATACAGGAACTAAAATGATCCATTTAGGTAAAAACACTAAATCGACCATTATTTCTAAAGGTATCTCAGCAGGAAAATCACAAAACAGTTATAGAGGATTGGTACAAATTAGTGCTAATGCTGATAACGCCAGAAACTTTTCGCAATGTGATTCTTTGCTAATGGGTAATAATTGTGGTGCACATACTTTCCCTTATATCGAAAGCAAAAACCCATCTGCCAAAGTGGAACATGAGGCTACAACAAGTAAAATTGGTGAAGACCAAGTTTTCTATTGTAACCAACGTGGAATTCCAACAGAGAAAGCAATTGCTTTAATTGTAAACGGTTTCAGTAAAGATGTATTGAATAAGTTGCCAATGGAATTCGCAGTAGAAGCACAAAAATTATTAGAAATTTCATTAGAAGGATCTGTAGGATAA
- a CDS encoding serine hydrolase → MKNIFKTLCLLFTIVILYFGFVNYPKLDLISGFSAKSMASGHFIDHRSQEMIENGDNDIKMIDLASNKIDENGKFATASVYGLKKRKAIYREGLGATLVNSDFDETLPYETPKRTLLNNNLPYPYGNENPEVSVFKTIDYTKLNAAVANAFDVSEKKDKRTRAVVVLYKDKLIAEKYATGFNKNSKILGWSMTKSITGALFGVLQKQGKFNIYTPAPIPSWQKDTRKIITTNDLLHMNSGLEWEENYNTICDATQMLFLAEDMGKIQMEKPAVFMPDSHWNYSSGTTNLLSKIIRSQFKTHQEYLDFWYSSLIDKIGMNSMVIETDMIGNYVGSSYGWATPRDWAKFGLLYLRNGNWKGEQILDPSWVHYSATPTNTSDGAYGAQFWLNAGGRFPDVPRDMYYCSGYQGQMVAIIPSLDLVIVRMGLKEDPAFDFNGFLKGIIGSLKK, encoded by the coding sequence ATGAAAAACATCTTTAAAACGCTCTGTTTACTATTTACAATTGTTATTCTCTATTTTGGGTTTGTTAACTATCCCAAATTGGATTTGATTTCTGGCTTTTCGGCTAAAAGTATGGCTTCAGGCCATTTTATAGATCACCGTTCCCAGGAAATGATTGAGAATGGAGACAATGATATTAAAATGATTGATTTGGCCAGTAATAAGATTGATGAAAATGGGAAGTTTGCCACCGCATCAGTTTATGGATTAAAAAAACGAAAAGCTATTTATAGAGAAGGCTTAGGTGCTACGTTGGTAAATTCAGATTTTGATGAGACTTTGCCGTATGAAACTCCCAAAAGAACATTGTTAAACAATAATTTGCCGTATCCTTATGGTAATGAAAACCCAGAAGTTTCCGTTTTTAAAACTATCGATTATACTAAATTGAATGCGGCTGTAGCCAATGCTTTTGATGTTTCTGAAAAGAAAGATAAAAGAACAAGAGCGGTAGTGGTTCTTTACAAAGACAAACTCATTGCGGAAAAATACGCTACTGGATTTAATAAAAACAGTAAAATATTGGGTTGGTCGATGACCAAAAGTATTACGGGCGCTTTATTTGGCGTACTGCAGAAACAAGGGAAATTTAATATATACACACCCGCTCCTATTCCATCTTGGCAAAAGGATACCCGAAAGATAATTACCACTAACGATTTACTTCATATGAACTCCGGATTAGAGTGGGAGGAGAATTACAACACCATTTGTGATGCAACCCAAATGCTTTTTCTAGCCGAAGATATGGGTAAAATACAAATGGAAAAACCGGCCGTTTTTATGCCTGACAGTCATTGGAATTATTCCTCGGGGACGACAAATTTATTGTCTAAAATAATTAGAAGTCAATTTAAAACACATCAGGAATATTTAGATTTTTGGTACTCGTCTTTGATTGATAAAATAGGGATGAATTCTATGGTTATTGAAACGGATATGATAGGGAATTATGTGGGTTCGTCTTATGGATGGGCAACTCCTAGGGATTGGGCTAAATTTGGATTATTGTATTTGCGCAACGGGAATTGGAAAGGAGAGCAAATTTTAGATCCTTCTTGGGTACATTATTCAGCTACGCCTACTAATACTTCGGATGGTGCTTATGGCGCCCAATTCTGGCTTAACGCTGGCGGAAGATTTCCGGATGTTCCACGGGATATGTATTACTGCAGTGGCTATCAAGGACAAATGGTAGCTATTATTCCCTCCCTTGATTTAGTTATTGTTCGAATGGGACTGAAAGAAGATCCCGCTTTTGATTTTAATGGTTTTTTAAAAGGAATAATTGGGAGTTTGAAGAAGTGA
- a CDS encoding MBL fold metallo-hydrolase: MKLYPIETGNFKLDGGGMFGVVPKTIWNRTNPADANNLIDIAARCLLIEDGNQLILIDTGMGNKQSEKFYGHYSLWGTHSMDKSLAKYGFHRDDITDVFMTHLHFDHCGGSIQWNKDKTGYEPAFKNAKFWSNDNHWEWATKPNPREKASFLSENILPMQESGQLNFIKRPEGDFLEKSELGFGIFFADGHTEKQMIPHIQYQGKTIVFMADLLATAGHIPIPYVMGYDTRPLLTMPEKTKFLNAAVDNNYYLFLEHDAHNEIITVQHTEKGVRLKDVYSCEEILR; encoded by the coding sequence ATGAAACTCTATCCTATAGAAACTGGTAATTTTAAGCTCGATGGTGGCGGTATGTTTGGTGTGGTTCCAAAAACAATTTGGAACAGAACAAATCCTGCCGATGCGAATAACCTAATAGATATTGCAGCAAGATGTTTGCTAATTGAAGACGGAAACCAACTCATCCTGATTGATACCGGAATGGGGAACAAACAATCCGAGAAGTTTTATGGTCATTATTCCCTTTGGGGAACCCATTCTATGGATAAGTCTTTGGCTAAATATGGTTTTCATCGTGATGATATTACGGATGTTTTTATGACGCATTTGCATTTTGATCATTGTGGCGGAAGCATTCAGTGGAACAAAGACAAGACTGGATATGAACCCGCTTTCAAGAATGCTAAGTTCTGGTCTAATGACAATCATTGGGAATGGGCAACAAAACCAAATCCTAGAGAGAAAGCGTCTTTTTTGTCAGAGAATATTTTACCAATGCAAGAAAGCGGCCAACTGAATTTTATCAAAAGACCCGAAGGAGATTTCTTGGAAAAATCAGAGTTAGGTTTTGGGATTTTCTTTGCCGATGGTCATACCGAGAAGCAAATGATTCCTCACATTCAATATCAGGGTAAAACAATTGTATTTATGGCGGATTTATTGGCAACAGCCGGACACATTCCTATTCCTTATGTTATGGGCTATGATACAAGACCTTTATTGACAATGCCGGAGAAAACCAAATTCCTGAATGCCGCAGTCGATAACAATTACTATTTGTTCCTGGAACATGATGCTCATAACGAAATCATAACTGTGCAGCATACCGAAAAAGGGGTGAGGTTGAAGGACGTTTATAGCTGTGAGGAAATCTTAAGATAG
- the sufD gene encoding Fe-S cluster assembly protein SufD, which translates to MDLKEKLVSSFMAFEERIDVHSELHDVRTEAIKNFENKGFPTKKEEAWKYTSLNAILKNDFSVFPKVENNIQYSDVKKYFLHEIDTYKVVFIDGVFSSHLSSTTHEGIDVCLMASALNKPKYKMIIDTFFNQIANKEDSLTSLNTAFANEGAYINIPKSKVADKPIEIMYFSTGNEAALMVQPRNLVIVGENSHVQIIERHQSLSGNPVLTNSVTEIFAQKRAIVDYYKIQNDDLAANLIDNTYVSQKQESHVSVHTFSFGGNLTRNNLNFYHFGERLTSTLNGITIIGEKQHVDHYTLVKHSTPNCESFQDYKGIYSDRSTGVFNGKVYVEREAQKTNAFQKSNNILLSDKATINAKPQLEIFADDVKCSHGCTIGQLDETAMFYMQQRGIPKKEAKALLMYAFSNAVIESIKIPELKQRITKIIATKLGVKIGFDL; encoded by the coding sequence ATGGATTTAAAAGAAAAATTAGTATCGTCTTTTATGGCTTTTGAAGAGCGCATCGATGTTCACTCTGAACTTCATGATGTACGCACAGAAGCGATAAAAAACTTTGAAAATAAAGGTTTCCCAACTAAAAAAGAGGAAGCTTGGAAATACACTTCGCTTAATGCCATCCTAAAAAATGACTTTTCGGTATTTCCAAAAGTAGAAAACAACATCCAGTATTCTGATGTTAAAAAATATTTTTTACATGAAATAGACACGTACAAAGTAGTGTTTATCGATGGTGTTTTTAGCTCGCATTTATCATCAACAACACATGAAGGAATTGATGTTTGCTTGATGGCATCGGCATTGAACAAGCCAAAATACAAAATGATTATTGACACCTTCTTTAATCAAATTGCCAATAAAGAGGACAGTTTAACTTCGTTGAATACGGCTTTCGCCAATGAAGGAGCGTATATCAACATCCCAAAAAGCAAAGTAGCGGATAAACCTATTGAGATAATGTATTTCTCAACAGGAAACGAAGCTGCCCTTATGGTACAGCCAAGAAACTTAGTGATTGTAGGCGAGAATTCTCATGTGCAAATCATCGAGCGTCATCAAAGTTTAAGCGGAAATCCTGTTTTAACCAATTCGGTTACCGAGATTTTTGCTCAAAAACGTGCTATTGTAGATTACTACAAAATTCAAAATGATGATCTTGCAGCGAACCTAATAGACAACACTTACGTTTCTCAAAAACAAGAAAGTCACGTTTCAGTTCACACCTTCTCTTTTGGAGGAAACCTAACTAGAAACAACCTGAATTTCTATCACTTTGGTGAAAGATTGACAAGTACTTTGAACGGAATCACGATTATTGGTGAAAAGCAACACGTAGATCATTATACTTTAGTGAAGCATTCCACTCCAAACTGTGAAAGTTTCCAGGATTACAAAGGAATCTATTCTGATCGTTCAACGGGTGTTTTCAACGGAAAAGTATATGTTGAGAGAGAAGCTCAAAAAACAAACGCTTTCCAAAAAAGCAATAACATTTTATTGAGCGACAAAGCGACAATCAACGCAAAACCACAATTGGAAATTTTTGCCGATGACGTAAAATGTTCTCACGGATGTACAATTGGACAACTGGATGAAACTGCTATGTTCTACATGCAACAACGTGGAATTCCTAAAAAAGAAGCCAAAGCTTTATTGATGTACGCATTCTCAAATGCCGTAATCGAAAGCATCAAAATACCAGAATTGAAACAAAGAATCACAAAAATCATCGCTACTAAATTAGGAGTGAAAATTGGGTTTGATTTGTAA
- a CDS encoding L-threonine 3-dehydrogenase gives MNPKILIIGACGQIGTELTQKLRKMYGTDNVIASDIRKLNIDVVNSGPFEVVNALDFNQIENLVETHQITDVYLMAALLSATAEKNPAFAWDLNMNSLFHVLNLAKAGKIKKIFWPSSIAVFGPTTPKENTPQYTIMEPSTVYGISKQSGERWCEYYHNIFGVDVRSIRYPGLISWSSPPGGGTTDYAVDIYYKALADKQYECFLSSETKMPMMYMDDAINATINIMKAPAEQIKIRSSYNLAAMSFTPTEVAAEIKKHIPEFTISYEPDFRQKIADSWPASIDDHQAREDWGWNHEFNLETMTVDMLEHLK, from the coding sequence ATGAATCCGAAAATATTAATTATAGGTGCTTGCGGGCAAATTGGGACGGAACTAACCCAGAAATTAAGGAAGATGTACGGGACGGATAACGTCATTGCTTCAGATATCCGAAAATTAAACATTGATGTAGTAAACTCAGGCCCTTTTGAAGTGGTGAATGCCTTAGATTTCAATCAGATTGAAAATCTAGTGGAAACACACCAAATTACTGATGTCTATCTAATGGCTGCCTTATTATCTGCAACAGCAGAGAAAAATCCCGCTTTTGCTTGGGATTTGAATATGAATTCACTTTTCCACGTTCTTAATTTGGCGAAAGCCGGAAAAATAAAGAAAATATTTTGGCCTTCCAGCATTGCTGTTTTTGGGCCAACCACTCCAAAAGAAAACACACCACAATACACCATAATGGAACCTTCAACCGTTTACGGAATAAGCAAGCAATCCGGAGAAAGATGGTGTGAGTATTACCACAATATCTTTGGGGTTGACGTGAGAAGCATCCGTTATCCTGGTTTAATCAGCTGGTCATCGCCTCCAGGTGGTGGAACTACTGATTATGCAGTTGATATTTATTACAAAGCACTTGCCGACAAGCAATACGAATGCTTTTTATCATCGGAAACTAAAATGCCAATGATGTATATGGACGATGCTATAAACGCAACCATAAATATTATGAAAGCGCCTGCGGAACAAATCAAAATTCGTTCTTCTTATAACTTAGCGGCAATGAGTTTTACGCCAACAGAAGTTGCTGCCGAGATTAAAAAACACATTCCAGAGTTCACCATCTCCTACGAACCAGACTTTCGTCAAAAAATAGCCGATAGCTGGCCAGCGAGTATTGATGACCATCAAGCTAGAGAAGATTGGGGCTGGAATCACGAATTTAATCTAGAAACCATGACGGTTGATATGCTAGAGCATTTGAAATAA
- a CDS encoding iron-sulfur cluster assembly accessory protein, whose translation MIKVSDTAKKKIIDLMNDDGFDATTDYVRVGVKSGGCSGLSYDLKFDKTKSEDDKIFIDNDITIAVEKKSFLYLAGTILEFSGGINGKGFVFNNPNANRTCGCGESFSL comes from the coding sequence ATGATAAAAGTTTCTGATACTGCCAAAAAGAAAATCATCGATTTGATGAATGACGATGGCTTTGACGCTACTACAGACTACGTTAGAGTAGGTGTGAAAAGTGGTGGATGCTCTGGTTTGTCTTATGATTTGAAATTTGACAAAACCAAAAGCGAAGACGATAAAATTTTCATTGACAACGATATCACAATTGCTGTAGAAAAAAAATCTTTCTTGTATCTAGCTGGAACAATATTAGAATTTTCAGGCGGAATAAACGGAAAAGGATTTGTTTTCAACAATCCAAACGCGAATAGAACTTGTGGATGTGGAGAATCGTTTTCTCTTTAA
- the sufC gene encoding Fe-S cluster assembly ATPase SufC codes for MLSIKNLHASIGDKEILKGINLEVKAGEIHAIMGPNGAGKSTLASIIAGNENYEVTEGEISLEGEDLSELAPEERAHKGVFLSFQYPVEIPGVSVTNFMRTAINETRKANGQEEMPAKEMLKVIREKSELLEIDRKFLSRSLNEGFSGGEKKRNEIFQMAMLEPKLAILDETDSGLDIDALRIVANGVNKLKSDKNAIVVITHYQRLLDYIVPDFVHVLYNGKIVKSGGKELAHELEEKGYDWIKQEQEA; via the coding sequence ATGTTAAGTATAAAAAATTTACACGCCTCAATTGGGGATAAAGAAATTCTAAAAGGAATTAACCTTGAAGTAAAAGCAGGAGAAATTCACGCAATAATGGGACCTAACGGTGCTGGGAAAAGTACACTAGCTTCTATCATTGCAGGAAATGAAAACTACGAAGTAACCGAAGGTGAAATATCTTTAGAGGGCGAAGATCTTAGTGAACTAGCTCCTGAAGAAAGAGCGCACAAAGGAGTTTTTCTTTCATTTCAATATCCAGTGGAAATTCCGGGTGTATCAGTTACAAACTTCATGAGAACGGCTATCAATGAAACACGCAAAGCAAACGGACAGGAAGAAATGCCTGCTAAAGAAATGCTGAAAGTGATTCGTGAGAAATCAGAATTATTAGAAATTGACCGTAAGTTTTTGTCACGTTCTCTTAACGAAGGTTTCTCTGGTGGAGAGAAAAAACGTAATGAGATTTTCCAAATGGCGATGCTAGAACCAAAACTGGCTATCCTTGACGAAACTGATTCTGGATTGGATATCGATGCATTGCGTATCGTTGCTAACGGAGTGAACAAACTGAAAAGCGATAAAAACGCAATTGTAGTTATCACCCATTACCAAAGATTATTAGACTATATCGTTCCTGATTTCGTTCACGTATTATACAATGGAAAAATTGTAAAATCAGGCGGAAAAGAACTAGCTCACGAGCTGGAAGAAAAAGGATACGACTGGATTAAACAAGAACAAGAAGCGTAA
- a CDS encoding S8 family peptidase, with protein MNSIKPIFLSAFSVLVLAGCGAQKQVSSFSSLAVISAPLNVTKKLTLKENELKRWSHLDIVNDTIPGMSVDRAYSELLKNKVGVKVIVGIVDSGVDIEHEDLKSVVWTNTKEIPGNGIDDDNNGYIDDIHGWNFLGDTTKENLEYERIIKNKNLVDEETYQEAKAINDEKIAEAKVGKSRYEEMLSGLKSSDEIIAKELKKGSYTLEEVKAINSKEETVLKAKEMIQKMFSFGMPIEDLKAGLQDEIEKATGVLSGDNLKQDYRKVVGDNPDDLTDTKYGNNNVIGPDKDGALHGTHVAGIVAQSRNNAIGGDGIAGNVEILTVRAVPDGDEYDKDIALGIRYAVDNGAKVINGSFGKSFSPHKQWVYDAIIYAEKHDVLIVHAAGNDSKDIDTEHNYPNDSADKVTEFADNLITIGALNFEYGNKVVARFSNIGKVNVDVFAPGVKIYATTPKDSYKYLQGTSMASPNVAGVAAVIRSYYPKLSASQVKHILMDSGVAITADVVVGGNPKDVRSFTTLSKSGKIVNAYNALLMAEKMSKK; from the coding sequence ATGAATAGTATTAAACCCATTTTCCTTTCTGCTTTTTCCGTATTGGTATTAGCAGGATGTGGAGCCCAAAAACAAGTTTCAAGTTTCAGTTCTTTAGCAGTGATAAGCGCTCCTTTAAATGTTACTAAAAAATTAACTTTAAAAGAAAATGAATTAAAACGTTGGAGTCACTTAGATATCGTTAATGATACGATTCCAGGAATGAGTGTAGATAGAGCTTACTCTGAATTGTTAAAAAACAAAGTTGGAGTAAAAGTAATTGTTGGGATTGTAGATTCTGGTGTTGATATCGAACACGAAGATTTGAAATCAGTTGTTTGGACAAACACAAAAGAAATTCCAGGTAACGGAATTGATGATGATAATAACGGTTATATCGATGATATTCACGGTTGGAATTTTCTAGGAGATACCACCAAAGAAAATCTTGAATATGAAAGAATCATTAAAAATAAAAACCTGGTTGATGAGGAAACTTATCAAGAAGCTAAAGCAATCAATGACGAAAAAATAGCTGAAGCAAAAGTAGGGAAATCAAGATACGAGGAAATGCTGTCTGGTTTAAAATCTTCGGATGAAATTATCGCAAAAGAATTAAAAAAAGGAAGCTACACTCTAGAAGAAGTTAAAGCAATTAACTCGAAAGAAGAAACTGTTTTAAAGGCTAAAGAGATGATTCAAAAGATGTTTTCTTTTGGGATGCCAATTGAAGATTTAAAAGCGGGTTTGCAAGACGAAATAGAAAAAGCAACTGGCGTTCTTAGTGGTGATAATTTAAAGCAAGATTACAGAAAAGTAGTAGGTGATAATCCAGATGATTTAACGGATACTAAATACGGGAACAATAATGTTATAGGACCAGACAAAGATGGTGCTCTTCACGGAACTCACGTTGCTGGAATTGTTGCTCAAAGTAGAAACAACGCTATTGGAGGAGATGGTATAGCAGGAAATGTTGAGATTCTTACTGTTCGTGCTGTGCCTGACGGTGATGAATATGACAAGGATATTGCTTTAGGAATTCGTTATGCAGTTGATAATGGAGCGAAAGTAATCAACGGAAGTTTTGGAAAAAGCTTTTCTCCACATAAGCAATGGGTTTATGATGCAATTATATATGCTGAAAAGCATGATGTTCTAATTGTTCATGCTGCCGGAAATGATTCAAAAGATATCGATACGGAACATAATTACCCTAATGATTCAGCTGATAAAGTAACTGAATTTGCAGATAATTTAATCACAATTGGAGCTTTGAATTTTGAATACGGGAATAAAGTAGTGGCTCGATTCTCAAACATTGGAAAAGTAAATGTTGACGTTTTTGCACCGGGAGTAAAAATTTACGCAACTACTCCAAAAGACAGCTATAAATATTTACAAGGAACTTCTATGGCTTCGCCTAATGTAGCTGGAGTTGCTGCGGTGATTCGTTCTTATTATCCAAAATTATCAGCTTCTCAAGTAAAACATATTTTAATGGATTCAGGTGTTGCAATTACTGCTGATGTAGTTGTTGGGGGTAACCCAAAAGACGTTCGTTCTTTTACAACTTTGTCTAAATCTGGAAAAATAGTAAATGCTTACAATGCTTTATTAATGGCTGAAAAAATGTCTAAGAAATAA